Proteins encoded in a region of the Ptychodera flava strain L36383 chromosome 4, AS_Pfla_20210202, whole genome shotgun sequence genome:
- the LOC139130970 gene encoding cyclic nucleotide-binding domain-containing protein 2-like isoform X2: MASAAAQGGETDANDHPSERKWDRRNAQTMLFEERARPERRRYVRRINSTISLTNSESTTDPNDPKADWTPYMRFRRAARVLYLLCTACLAYMKAASASAMKGSWLEVVEKTLQAAEEEARKSGTDTKNSKATIISAANPDLTFDATKYLRFSKREDSIPGKIKEYLRMDIEARSPEIVQNIVRTMQQFEEFAKYPPDIQAQVCKHAWWDKFGRNRVICREGQKPEGLYIVISGKLTENTSNGQTFVLKKGDKFGESDLMRGSNRRSTVMTKGDVELFCLHGQDYDDIFNTKLDLTPEACLEYLREFPVFKAWPGLDLLLDAPSTVWGFQNYRPGQVIVPDSRENEYIYIVKSGKCDVLKKLVPRVCCIDRSKTLYRDYKKAEGAVEIQNKHKDSETKLSEKESAIFVTSIKSKKKIENFRLAPVPRQSISAMPEDVLERRKKLKPGMFVKIPRKMLQNYGVNGSLRRGSEANIPSCVKLSELLAGDCFGVYTVLPGAVDVGVSLVSRGAEAIRISKAFFMKHADEPALTQIKMRYEPYPSQDKVLEELDISNQWEEYKHLEFKRTLEMLGKQRDLRTDLTG, from the exons ATGGCTTCCGCGGCGGCTCAAGGTGGCGAGACTGACGCCAACGACCATCCATCGGAGCGAAAGTGGGACAG ACGAAATGCCCAAACCATGCTCTTCGAAGAGAGGGCACGACCGGAGAGACGCAGGTACGTGAGACGGATAAATTCCACGATTTCGCTGACGAACAGCGAATCGACGACAGACCCCAACGACCCGAAGGCCGATTGGACG CCCTACATGCGATTTCGGAGAGCAGCTCGAGTTTTGTACCTGCTATGCACAGCATGTCTGGCCTACATGAA AGCGGCTTCCGCCTCTGCCATGAAGGGAAGCTGGCTGGAGGTTGTAGAGAAAACGTTGCAGGCAGCCGAGGAAGAGGCCAGGAAATCCGGCACTGATACGAAGAACTCCAAGGCAACAATTATCAGCGCTGCCAATCCCGACCTGACTTTCGATGCCACCAAGTACCTGAGGTTTTCCAAACGAGAG GATAGCATACCGGGTAAGATCAAAGAATATCTACGTATGGATATCGAAGCGAGGAGTCCCGAGATTGTGCAAAAT ATTGTAAGGACCATGCAACAATTTGAGGAATTTGCCAAGTACCCGCCTGACATCCAGGCACAAGTCTGCAAGCATGCTTGGTGGGACAA ATTCGGAAGAAATCGAGTGATCTGCCGAGAAGGCCAGAAACCAGAAGGTCTTTACATTGTGATCTCCGGAAAAC TCACGGAAAACACTTCGAATGGACAGACCTTTGTCTTGAAGAAGGGCGACAAGTTCGGG GAATCTGATCTCATGCGAGGATCAAACAGGAGAAGTACTGTCATGACAAAAGGAGACGTGGAGTTATTTTGCTTACACGGGCAG GACTATGATGACATTTTCAACACCAAATTGGATCTGACACCCGAAGCCTGTTTAGAATATTTGAG GGAGTTTCCAGTTTTCAAGGCCTGGCCTGGATTGGATCTACTACTGGACGCACCCAGCACCGTCTGGGGATTTCAAAACTACAG ACCAGGACAGGTCATCGTACCTGACAGCAGAGAGAATGAGTATATTTACATTGTCAAATCC GGGAAGTGTGATGTTTTAAAGAAACTCGTACCCAGAGTCTGCTGTATCGATCGGAGTAAAACCCTCTACAGGGATTACAAGAAGGCAGAGGGCGCTGTCGAAATTCAGAATAAACACAAAGATTCAGAAACGAAGCTGTCAGAAAAGGAAAGTG ccatttttgtaACCTCCATCAAGTCgaaaaagaaaattgagaacTTCCGACTAGCGCCCGTACCGAGACAGTCAATATCAGCAATGCCAGAAGACGTTCTGGAAAGACGGAAAAAACTCAAACCCGGAATGTTTGTCAAG ATACCCcgcaaaatgttgcaaaattacGGCGTCAATGGAAGTTTACGCAGAGGCAGCGAAGCGAACATACCCAGCTGCGTGAAGCTTTCCGAATTGCTTGCCGGAGATTGTTTT GGAGTATACACAGTACTACCGGGAGCAGTCGATGTTGGAGTAAGTTTA GTAAGTCGCGGTGCTGAAGCTATCCGCATCAGCAAAGCCTTTTTCATGAAGCACGCCGATGAACCAGCGCTGACCCAGATCAAAATGAGG TATGAACCTTACCCAAGTCAAGACAAAGTACTAGAAGAACTGGACATCAGCAATCAGTGGGAAGAGTACAAGCACCTGGAATTCAAACGGACTCTTGAGATGCTTGGGAAACAGAGAGACCTTAGAACGGACCTGACCGGTTAG
- the LOC139130970 gene encoding cyclic nucleotide-binding domain-containing protein 2-like isoform X3 has translation MEVLGPNDSFGRNAQTMLFEERARPERRRYVRRINSTISLTNSESTTDPNDPKADWTPYMRFRRAARVLYLLCTACLAYMKAASASAMKGSWLEVVEKTLQAAEEEARKSGTDTKNSKATIISAANPDLTFDATKYLRFSKREDSIPGKIKEYLRMDIEARSPEIVQNIVRTMQQFEEFAKYPPDIQAQVCKHAWWDKFGRNRVICREGQKPEGLYIVISGKLTENTSNGQTFVLKKGDKFGESDLMRGSNRRSTVMTKGDVELFCLHGQDYDDIFNTKLDLTPEACLEYLREFPVFKAWPGLDLLLDAPSTVWGFQNYRPGQVIVPDSRENEYIYIVKSGKCDVLKKLVPRVCCIDRSKTLYRDYKKAEGAVEIQNKHKDSETKLSEKESAIFVTSIKSKKKIENFRLAPVPRQSISAMPEDVLERRKKLKPGMFVKIPRKMLQNYGVNGSLRRGSEANIPSCVKLSELLAGDCFGVYTVLPGAVDVGVSLVSRGAEAIRISKAFFMKHADEPALTQIKMRYEPYPSQDKVLEELDISNQWEEYKHLEFKRTLEMLGKQRDLRTDLTG, from the exons ATGGAAGTGTTGGGGCCAAACGACTCTTTTGG ACGAAATGCCCAAACCATGCTCTTCGAAGAGAGGGCACGACCGGAGAGACGCAGGTACGTGAGACGGATAAATTCCACGATTTCGCTGACGAACAGCGAATCGACGACAGACCCCAACGACCCGAAGGCCGATTGGACG CCCTACATGCGATTTCGGAGAGCAGCTCGAGTTTTGTACCTGCTATGCACAGCATGTCTGGCCTACATGAA AGCGGCTTCCGCCTCTGCCATGAAGGGAAGCTGGCTGGAGGTTGTAGAGAAAACGTTGCAGGCAGCCGAGGAAGAGGCCAGGAAATCCGGCACTGATACGAAGAACTCCAAGGCAACAATTATCAGCGCTGCCAATCCCGACCTGACTTTCGATGCCACCAAGTACCTGAGGTTTTCCAAACGAGAG GATAGCATACCGGGTAAGATCAAAGAATATCTACGTATGGATATCGAAGCGAGGAGTCCCGAGATTGTGCAAAAT ATTGTAAGGACCATGCAACAATTTGAGGAATTTGCCAAGTACCCGCCTGACATCCAGGCACAAGTCTGCAAGCATGCTTGGTGGGACAA ATTCGGAAGAAATCGAGTGATCTGCCGAGAAGGCCAGAAACCAGAAGGTCTTTACATTGTGATCTCCGGAAAAC TCACGGAAAACACTTCGAATGGACAGACCTTTGTCTTGAAGAAGGGCGACAAGTTCGGG GAATCTGATCTCATGCGAGGATCAAACAGGAGAAGTACTGTCATGACAAAAGGAGACGTGGAGTTATTTTGCTTACACGGGCAG GACTATGATGACATTTTCAACACCAAATTGGATCTGACACCCGAAGCCTGTTTAGAATATTTGAG GGAGTTTCCAGTTTTCAAGGCCTGGCCTGGATTGGATCTACTACTGGACGCACCCAGCACCGTCTGGGGATTTCAAAACTACAG ACCAGGACAGGTCATCGTACCTGACAGCAGAGAGAATGAGTATATTTACATTGTCAAATCC GGGAAGTGTGATGTTTTAAAGAAACTCGTACCCAGAGTCTGCTGTATCGATCGGAGTAAAACCCTCTACAGGGATTACAAGAAGGCAGAGGGCGCTGTCGAAATTCAGAATAAACACAAAGATTCAGAAACGAAGCTGTCAGAAAAGGAAAGTG ccatttttgtaACCTCCATCAAGTCgaaaaagaaaattgagaacTTCCGACTAGCGCCCGTACCGAGACAGTCAATATCAGCAATGCCAGAAGACGTTCTGGAAAGACGGAAAAAACTCAAACCCGGAATGTTTGTCAAG ATACCCcgcaaaatgttgcaaaattacGGCGTCAATGGAAGTTTACGCAGAGGCAGCGAAGCGAACATACCCAGCTGCGTGAAGCTTTCCGAATTGCTTGCCGGAGATTGTTTT GGAGTATACACAGTACTACCGGGAGCAGTCGATGTTGGAGTAAGTTTA GTAAGTCGCGGTGCTGAAGCTATCCGCATCAGCAAAGCCTTTTTCATGAAGCACGCCGATGAACCAGCGCTGACCCAGATCAAAATGAGG TATGAACCTTACCCAAGTCAAGACAAAGTACTAGAAGAACTGGACATCAGCAATCAGTGGGAAGAGTACAAGCACCTGGAATTCAAACGGACTCTTGAGATGCTTGGGAAACAGAGAGACCTTAGAACGGACCTGACCGGTTAG
- the LOC139130970 gene encoding cyclic nucleotide-binding domain-containing protein 2-like isoform X1, whose product MAMARPATSIGLTKNLSPLEQQKTGGSNRVRIVLPPRAATTMASVTTLGVLNIAGPETRRSPKPSPRSSSLATKLPMIAERPDGNLKASGKFSGKWAVSIGRITPRRNAQTMLFEERARPERRRYVRRINSTISLTNSESTTDPNDPKADWTPYMRFRRAARVLYLLCTACLAYMKAASASAMKGSWLEVVEKTLQAAEEEARKSGTDTKNSKATIISAANPDLTFDATKYLRFSKREDSIPGKIKEYLRMDIEARSPEIVQNIVRTMQQFEEFAKYPPDIQAQVCKHAWWDKFGRNRVICREGQKPEGLYIVISGKLTENTSNGQTFVLKKGDKFGESDLMRGSNRRSTVMTKGDVELFCLHGQDYDDIFNTKLDLTPEACLEYLREFPVFKAWPGLDLLLDAPSTVWGFQNYRPGQVIVPDSRENEYIYIVKSGKCDVLKKLVPRVCCIDRSKTLYRDYKKAEGAVEIQNKHKDSETKLSEKESAIFVTSIKSKKKIENFRLAPVPRQSISAMPEDVLERRKKLKPGMFVKIPRKMLQNYGVNGSLRRGSEANIPSCVKLSELLAGDCFGVYTVLPGAVDVGVSLVSRGAEAIRISKAFFMKHADEPALTQIKMRYEPYPSQDKVLEELDISNQWEEYKHLEFKRTLEMLGKQRDLRTDLTG is encoded by the exons ATGGCGATGGCGCGACCTGCAACCTCTATTGGATTAACGAAAAATTTATCCCCACTGGAACAGCAGAAGACGGGCGGGTCAAACAGGGTTCGGATCGTACTGCCACCGAGAGCAGCTACCACAATGGCTTCCGTCACAACGCTTGGCGTCTTGAACATCGCGGGACCGGAAACTCGGAGAAGTCCCAAACCTTCGCCCAGGTCGTCGAGCTTGGCTACAAAGTTGCCGATGATCGCAGAGAGACCGGATGGGAACCTGAAGGCGAGCGGGAAATTCTCCGGAAAGTGGGCGGTTTCGATCGGCAGAATAACTCCGAG ACGAAATGCCCAAACCATGCTCTTCGAAGAGAGGGCACGACCGGAGAGACGCAGGTACGTGAGACGGATAAATTCCACGATTTCGCTGACGAACAGCGAATCGACGACAGACCCCAACGACCCGAAGGCCGATTGGACG CCCTACATGCGATTTCGGAGAGCAGCTCGAGTTTTGTACCTGCTATGCACAGCATGTCTGGCCTACATGAA AGCGGCTTCCGCCTCTGCCATGAAGGGAAGCTGGCTGGAGGTTGTAGAGAAAACGTTGCAGGCAGCCGAGGAAGAGGCCAGGAAATCCGGCACTGATACGAAGAACTCCAAGGCAACAATTATCAGCGCTGCCAATCCCGACCTGACTTTCGATGCCACCAAGTACCTGAGGTTTTCCAAACGAGAG GATAGCATACCGGGTAAGATCAAAGAATATCTACGTATGGATATCGAAGCGAGGAGTCCCGAGATTGTGCAAAAT ATTGTAAGGACCATGCAACAATTTGAGGAATTTGCCAAGTACCCGCCTGACATCCAGGCACAAGTCTGCAAGCATGCTTGGTGGGACAA ATTCGGAAGAAATCGAGTGATCTGCCGAGAAGGCCAGAAACCAGAAGGTCTTTACATTGTGATCTCCGGAAAAC TCACGGAAAACACTTCGAATGGACAGACCTTTGTCTTGAAGAAGGGCGACAAGTTCGGG GAATCTGATCTCATGCGAGGATCAAACAGGAGAAGTACTGTCATGACAAAAGGAGACGTGGAGTTATTTTGCTTACACGGGCAG GACTATGATGACATTTTCAACACCAAATTGGATCTGACACCCGAAGCCTGTTTAGAATATTTGAG GGAGTTTCCAGTTTTCAAGGCCTGGCCTGGATTGGATCTACTACTGGACGCACCCAGCACCGTCTGGGGATTTCAAAACTACAG ACCAGGACAGGTCATCGTACCTGACAGCAGAGAGAATGAGTATATTTACATTGTCAAATCC GGGAAGTGTGATGTTTTAAAGAAACTCGTACCCAGAGTCTGCTGTATCGATCGGAGTAAAACCCTCTACAGGGATTACAAGAAGGCAGAGGGCGCTGTCGAAATTCAGAATAAACACAAAGATTCAGAAACGAAGCTGTCAGAAAAGGAAAGTG ccatttttgtaACCTCCATCAAGTCgaaaaagaaaattgagaacTTCCGACTAGCGCCCGTACCGAGACAGTCAATATCAGCAATGCCAGAAGACGTTCTGGAAAGACGGAAAAAACTCAAACCCGGAATGTTTGTCAAG ATACCCcgcaaaatgttgcaaaattacGGCGTCAATGGAAGTTTACGCAGAGGCAGCGAAGCGAACATACCCAGCTGCGTGAAGCTTTCCGAATTGCTTGCCGGAGATTGTTTT GGAGTATACACAGTACTACCGGGAGCAGTCGATGTTGGAGTAAGTTTA GTAAGTCGCGGTGCTGAAGCTATCCGCATCAGCAAAGCCTTTTTCATGAAGCACGCCGATGAACCAGCGCTGACCCAGATCAAAATGAGG TATGAACCTTACCCAAGTCAAGACAAAGTACTAGAAGAACTGGACATCAGCAATCAGTGGGAAGAGTACAAGCACCTGGAATTCAAACGGACTCTTGAGATGCTTGGGAAACAGAGAGACCTTAGAACGGACCTGACCGGTTAG
- the LOC139132083 gene encoding uncharacterized protein, with the protein MGSRLSREPNVFDRIVLQRDEEEKYAELLQKWEAAQVHLVAMEERIEKKSKKKRRFFKKRARKEIERQKEILDAVWDIRDEFVSEMKKQRLVAYYRIQNQEKKEQIERERKQLEDAQASLKEKIEKIKKREAAESCKEWIKERKACQGEDEVIEREMAERREKITQIRMRSAQRKEERAALQKNRSFGDYFAKLKAMAKIE; encoded by the exons atgggTAGCAGACTTTCAAGAGAGCCGAACGTCTTCGACAGAATTGTCTTGCAAAG AGACGAAGAGGAGAAGTATGCAGAATTGCTACAGAAGTGGGAAGCCGCTCAAGTTCATCTTGTTGCAATGGAGGAGAGGATTGAGAAAAAGAGCAAGAAGAAGAGGCGGTTTTTTAAAAAGAGAGCGAGGAAAGAAATCGAACGCCAGAAGGAAATCCTTGACGCTGTCTGGGACATCAGAGATGAATTCGTCAGCGAGATGAAGAAACAACGCTTGGTGGCGTACTATAGAATACAAAACCAGGAGAAGAAGGAACAGATAGAACGCGAAAGAAAGCAATTAGAAGACGCACAAGCAAGTCTGAAggagaaaattgagaaaattaaaaagagaGAAGCGGCTGAGAGTTGCAAGGAATGGATCAAGGAAAGAAAAGCTTGCCAGGGCGAGGATGAGGTCATCGAACGTGAGATGGCCGAACGAAGGGAGAAAATTACTCAGATTAGGATGCGCAGTGCACAGAGAAAAGAAGAGAGAGCTGCCCTCCAAAAGAATAGGTCATTCGGCGATTATTTCGCTAAGCTCAAAGCCATGGCAAAGATCGAGTGA
- the LOC139130970 gene encoding cyclic nucleotide-binding domain-containing protein 2-like isoform X5 — MRFRRAARVLYLLCTACLAYMKAASASAMKGSWLEVVEKTLQAAEEEARKSGTDTKNSKATIISAANPDLTFDATKYLRFSKREDSIPGKIKEYLRMDIEARSPEIVQNIVRTMQQFEEFAKYPPDIQAQVCKHAWWDKFGRNRVICREGQKPEGLYIVISGKLTENTSNGQTFVLKKGDKFGESDLMRGSNRRSTVMTKGDVELFCLHGQDYDDIFNTKLDLTPEACLEYLREFPVFKAWPGLDLLLDAPSTVWGFQNYRPGQVIVPDSRENEYIYIVKSGKCDVLKKLVPRVCCIDRSKTLYRDYKKAEGAVEIQNKHKDSETKLSEKESAIFVTSIKSKKKIENFRLAPVPRQSISAMPEDVLERRKKLKPGMFVKIPRKMLQNYGVNGSLRRGSEANIPSCVKLSELLAGDCFGVYTVLPGAVDVGVSLVSRGAEAIRISKAFFMKHADEPALTQIKMRYEPYPSQDKVLEELDISNQWEEYKHLEFKRTLEMLGKQRDLRTDLTG, encoded by the exons ATGCGATTTCGGAGAGCAGCTCGAGTTTTGTACCTGCTATGCACAGCATGTCTGGCCTACATGAA AGCGGCTTCCGCCTCTGCCATGAAGGGAAGCTGGCTGGAGGTTGTAGAGAAAACGTTGCAGGCAGCCGAGGAAGAGGCCAGGAAATCCGGCACTGATACGAAGAACTCCAAGGCAACAATTATCAGCGCTGCCAATCCCGACCTGACTTTCGATGCCACCAAGTACCTGAGGTTTTCCAAACGAGAG GATAGCATACCGGGTAAGATCAAAGAATATCTACGTATGGATATCGAAGCGAGGAGTCCCGAGATTGTGCAAAAT ATTGTAAGGACCATGCAACAATTTGAGGAATTTGCCAAGTACCCGCCTGACATCCAGGCACAAGTCTGCAAGCATGCTTGGTGGGACAA ATTCGGAAGAAATCGAGTGATCTGCCGAGAAGGCCAGAAACCAGAAGGTCTTTACATTGTGATCTCCGGAAAAC TCACGGAAAACACTTCGAATGGACAGACCTTTGTCTTGAAGAAGGGCGACAAGTTCGGG GAATCTGATCTCATGCGAGGATCAAACAGGAGAAGTACTGTCATGACAAAAGGAGACGTGGAGTTATTTTGCTTACACGGGCAG GACTATGATGACATTTTCAACACCAAATTGGATCTGACACCCGAAGCCTGTTTAGAATATTTGAG GGAGTTTCCAGTTTTCAAGGCCTGGCCTGGATTGGATCTACTACTGGACGCACCCAGCACCGTCTGGGGATTTCAAAACTACAG ACCAGGACAGGTCATCGTACCTGACAGCAGAGAGAATGAGTATATTTACATTGTCAAATCC GGGAAGTGTGATGTTTTAAAGAAACTCGTACCCAGAGTCTGCTGTATCGATCGGAGTAAAACCCTCTACAGGGATTACAAGAAGGCAGAGGGCGCTGTCGAAATTCAGAATAAACACAAAGATTCAGAAACGAAGCTGTCAGAAAAGGAAAGTG ccatttttgtaACCTCCATCAAGTCgaaaaagaaaattgagaacTTCCGACTAGCGCCCGTACCGAGACAGTCAATATCAGCAATGCCAGAAGACGTTCTGGAAAGACGGAAAAAACTCAAACCCGGAATGTTTGTCAAG ATACCCcgcaaaatgttgcaaaattacGGCGTCAATGGAAGTTTACGCAGAGGCAGCGAAGCGAACATACCCAGCTGCGTGAAGCTTTCCGAATTGCTTGCCGGAGATTGTTTT GGAGTATACACAGTACTACCGGGAGCAGTCGATGTTGGAGTAAGTTTA GTAAGTCGCGGTGCTGAAGCTATCCGCATCAGCAAAGCCTTTTTCATGAAGCACGCCGATGAACCAGCGCTGACCCAGATCAAAATGAGG TATGAACCTTACCCAAGTCAAGACAAAGTACTAGAAGAACTGGACATCAGCAATCAGTGGGAAGAGTACAAGCACCTGGAATTCAAACGGACTCTTGAGATGCTTGGGAAACAGAGAGACCTTAGAACGGACCTGACCGGTTAG
- the LOC139130970 gene encoding cyclic nucleotide-binding domain-containing protein 2-like isoform X4, with translation MGRSTMEPYMRFRRAARVLYLLCTACLAYMKAASASAMKGSWLEVVEKTLQAAEEEARKSGTDTKNSKATIISAANPDLTFDATKYLRFSKREDSIPGKIKEYLRMDIEARSPEIVQNIVRTMQQFEEFAKYPPDIQAQVCKHAWWDKFGRNRVICREGQKPEGLYIVISGKLTENTSNGQTFVLKKGDKFGESDLMRGSNRRSTVMTKGDVELFCLHGQDYDDIFNTKLDLTPEACLEYLREFPVFKAWPGLDLLLDAPSTVWGFQNYRPGQVIVPDSRENEYIYIVKSGKCDVLKKLVPRVCCIDRSKTLYRDYKKAEGAVEIQNKHKDSETKLSEKESAIFVTSIKSKKKIENFRLAPVPRQSISAMPEDVLERRKKLKPGMFVKIPRKMLQNYGVNGSLRRGSEANIPSCVKLSELLAGDCFGVYTVLPGAVDVGVSLVSRGAEAIRISKAFFMKHADEPALTQIKMRYEPYPSQDKVLEELDISNQWEEYKHLEFKRTLEMLGKQRDLRTDLTG, from the exons ATGGGGAGATCGACTATGGAG CCCTACATGCGATTTCGGAGAGCAGCTCGAGTTTTGTACCTGCTATGCACAGCATGTCTGGCCTACATGAA AGCGGCTTCCGCCTCTGCCATGAAGGGAAGCTGGCTGGAGGTTGTAGAGAAAACGTTGCAGGCAGCCGAGGAAGAGGCCAGGAAATCCGGCACTGATACGAAGAACTCCAAGGCAACAATTATCAGCGCTGCCAATCCCGACCTGACTTTCGATGCCACCAAGTACCTGAGGTTTTCCAAACGAGAG GATAGCATACCGGGTAAGATCAAAGAATATCTACGTATGGATATCGAAGCGAGGAGTCCCGAGATTGTGCAAAAT ATTGTAAGGACCATGCAACAATTTGAGGAATTTGCCAAGTACCCGCCTGACATCCAGGCACAAGTCTGCAAGCATGCTTGGTGGGACAA ATTCGGAAGAAATCGAGTGATCTGCCGAGAAGGCCAGAAACCAGAAGGTCTTTACATTGTGATCTCCGGAAAAC TCACGGAAAACACTTCGAATGGACAGACCTTTGTCTTGAAGAAGGGCGACAAGTTCGGG GAATCTGATCTCATGCGAGGATCAAACAGGAGAAGTACTGTCATGACAAAAGGAGACGTGGAGTTATTTTGCTTACACGGGCAG GACTATGATGACATTTTCAACACCAAATTGGATCTGACACCCGAAGCCTGTTTAGAATATTTGAG GGAGTTTCCAGTTTTCAAGGCCTGGCCTGGATTGGATCTACTACTGGACGCACCCAGCACCGTCTGGGGATTTCAAAACTACAG ACCAGGACAGGTCATCGTACCTGACAGCAGAGAGAATGAGTATATTTACATTGTCAAATCC GGGAAGTGTGATGTTTTAAAGAAACTCGTACCCAGAGTCTGCTGTATCGATCGGAGTAAAACCCTCTACAGGGATTACAAGAAGGCAGAGGGCGCTGTCGAAATTCAGAATAAACACAAAGATTCAGAAACGAAGCTGTCAGAAAAGGAAAGTG ccatttttgtaACCTCCATCAAGTCgaaaaagaaaattgagaacTTCCGACTAGCGCCCGTACCGAGACAGTCAATATCAGCAATGCCAGAAGACGTTCTGGAAAGACGGAAAAAACTCAAACCCGGAATGTTTGTCAAG ATACCCcgcaaaatgttgcaaaattacGGCGTCAATGGAAGTTTACGCAGAGGCAGCGAAGCGAACATACCCAGCTGCGTGAAGCTTTCCGAATTGCTTGCCGGAGATTGTTTT GGAGTATACACAGTACTACCGGGAGCAGTCGATGTTGGAGTAAGTTTA GTAAGTCGCGGTGCTGAAGCTATCCGCATCAGCAAAGCCTTTTTCATGAAGCACGCCGATGAACCAGCGCTGACCCAGATCAAAATGAGG TATGAACCTTACCCAAGTCAAGACAAAGTACTAGAAGAACTGGACATCAGCAATCAGTGGGAAGAGTACAAGCACCTGGAATTCAAACGGACTCTTGAGATGCTTGGGAAACAGAGAGACCTTAGAACGGACCTGACCGGTTAG